The Perca fluviatilis chromosome 2, GENO_Pfluv_1.0, whole genome shotgun sequence genome includes a region encoding these proteins:
- the LOC120570310 gene encoding extracellular calcium-sensing receptor-like: MDGDYIIGGVFSIHYNMHTVKHNYTTMPEPLRCTGSINTRELRFSRAMIFAIEEINNSTELLPGIKIGYQIYDSCASVPVAVHVAFQLSNGLDPVIYTGDNCSQSGIVMAVVGESGSTPSISISRIFGPFNIPQVSHFATCACLSDKQQYPSFFRTIPSDQFQADALAKLVKHFGWTWIGAVRSDSDYGNNGMASFLDAARKEGICVEYSESFYRTQPRSRIQRVADVIRRSTAMVVVAFAAFGDLRLLLEELLLEPSPPRQWIGSEDWVTDTELLKFSFCAGAIGFGIERSVIPGLRDFLLDLSPSKVAASPVLTEFREDAFNCRLVKSAAKDERLCDGTEDIKTLQSPYTDTSQLRITNMVYKAVYAIAHAIHKAVCQERNSTTQCDKFTRIEAKEVLSQLKKVNFSRNGYDVSFDTNGDPVARYELVNWQKSESGSIELVTVGHYDASLPVGQKFRINRNLTWVDGGTQVPVSVCTDSCPPGTRKVLQKGKPICCYDCIPCPEGEISNATDSPNCFPCLKELWPNAERDTCLPKPVEFLSYNEVLGIILATFSVGGACLAIITAAVFYRHRTSPIVRANNSELSFLLLFSLTLCFLCSLTFIGAPSEWSCMLRHTAFGITFVLCMSCVLGKTIVVLMAFKATLPGSNVMKWFGPPQQRMTVVSFTFIQVLICTIWLGLSPPFPVKNLTIYKKRIILECALGSAIGFWAVLGYIGLLAVFCFVLAVLARKLPDNFNEAKLITFSMLIFCAVWITFIPAYLSSPGKFTVAVEIFAILASSFGLILCIFAPKCFIILLKPEKNTKKHLMNKNQSQDI, translated from the exons ATGGATGGTGACTACATTATTGGGGGTGTTTTCTCCATACACtacaacatgcacacagtgaagCATAACTACACCACCATGCCTGAGCCACTAAGATGCACAGGGAG CATTAACACCCGTGAACTGCGCTTCTCACGTGCAATGATCTTCGCCATCGAGGAGATAAACAACAGCACGGAGCTGCTGCCGGGAATCAAAATTGGTTATCAGATCTACGACTCGTGCGCCTCGGTGCCTGTGGCGGTGCATGTGGCATTCCAGCTTTCAAATGGTCTGGACCCGGTGATTTACACCGGTGACAACTGCTCACAATCTGGTATTGTGATGGCTGTCGTTGGTGAGTCTGGGTCCACGCCATCCATCAGCATCTCGCGCATCTTCGGGCCCTTTAACATCCCTCAA GTGAGCCACTTTGCCACTTGTGCATGTCTGTCCGATAAGCAGCAGTACCCGAGTTTCTTCAGAACAATCCCTAGTGATCAGTTCCAGGCTGACGCGCTGGCCAAGCTGGTAAAACACTTTGGCTGGACTTGGATAGGTGCTGTCCGGTCAGATTCGGACTATGGCAATAATGGTATGGCGTCTTTCTTGGACGCAGCACGCAAAGAGGGGATCTGTGTGGAATACTCTGAATCTTTCTATCGGACCCAACCACGTAGCAGGATCCAGAGAGTAGCTGACGTTATCCGCAG GTCGACAGCTATGGTTGTTGTGGCATTTGCAGCCTTTGGTGACCTGAGGCTTCTGCTGGAGGAGCTGTTGCTCGAGCCATCTCCACCTCGCCAGTGGATAGGCAGTGAAGACTGGGTAACAGACACAGAATTGCTGAAGTTCAGCTTCTGTGCTGGAGCCATCGGATTTGGCATTGAGCGATCTGTCATCCCAGGTCTGAGAGACTTCttgctggatctctctccttcTAAAGTGGCTGCCTCTCCAGTGCTTACTGAGTTCCGGGAGGATGCATTCAACTGCAGGCTGGTAAAAA GTGCAGCAAAAGACGAGAGATTATGTGATGGAACTGAAGACATAAAGACGCTCCAGAGCCCGTACACTGACACATCTCAGCTCCGTATCACTAACATGGTATACAAGGCTGTTTATGCAATAGCTCATGCCATTCATAAAGCAGTGTGTCAGGAAAGAAATTCTACAACTCAGTGTGACAAATTCACCAGGATAGAAGCCAAAGAG GTTCTTTCTCAGctgaaaaaagtaaatttttccCGAAATGGGTATGATGTGTCATTTGATACCAACGGTGATCCTGTGGCCAGATACGAGCTGGTTAACTGGCAAAAGAGTGAGAGTGGCAGCATTGAGTTGGTGACAGTAGGGCACTACGATGCATCACTGCCAGTGGGCCAGAAGTTCCGTATCAACAGGAACCTCACCTGGGTGGACGGTGGCACACAA GTTCCTGTGTCAGTGTGCACTGACAGCTGTCCTCCAGGAACCCGTAAAGTGCTGCAGAAAGGAAAACCCATCTGCTGTTATGATTGTATACCGTGTCCTGAGGGAGAGATTAGCAATGCTACGg attcCCCTAATTGTTTCCCTTGCCTCAAGGAGTTATGGCCtaatgcagagagagacacttgTCTCCCCAAGCCTGTAGAGTTTCTTTCCTACAACGAGGTCCTAGGAATCATCCTGGCTACATTCTCAGTTGGTGGTGCCTGTCTGGCCATTATAACAGCGGCTGTGTTCTATCGTCACAGGACATCCCCGATTGTCAGGGCCAACAACTCTGAGCTGAGCTTcctgctgctcttctccctgaCTCTATGTTTTTTATGCTCATTAACTTTCATTGGAGCACCCTCTGAGTGGTCCTGCATGCTGCGCCACACAGCGTTTGGGATCACCTTCGTCCTCTGTATGTCTTGTGTTCTTGGAAAAACAATAGTAGTGTTAATGGCCTTTAAAGCTACACTCCCAGGTAGTAATGTgatgaaatggtttggtcctCCACAGCAAAGAATGACTGTAGTGTCTTTCACGTTTATCCAAGTTTTAATATGTACTATTTGGTTGGGTCTTAGTCCCCCTTTTCCGGTGAAAAACCTAAccatatacaaaaaaagaatcaTTCTGGAGTGTGCATTAGGCTCAGCTATTGGGTTCTGGGCTGTACTCGGGTACATTGGCCTACTGGCTGTCTTCTGCTTTGTGTTAGCTGTCCTAGCTCGGAAATTACCTGATAATTTTAATGAAGCCAAGCTCATCACCTTCAGCATGCTGATATTCTGTGCAGTCTGGATCACCTTTATACCAGCATATCTCAGCTCTCCTGGGAAATTTACTGTGGCTGTGGAGATATTTGCCATTCTGGCCTCCAGTTTTGGACTAATACTGTGTATATTTGCTCCAAAGTGTTTCATCATATTGTTGAAGCCAGAGAAAAACACCAAGAAACATTTAATGAACAAAAATCAATCCCAAGACATCTGA
- the LOC120551680 gene encoding extracellular calcium-sensing receptor-like, which produces MPEPLRCTGSIKTRELRFSRAMIFAIEEINNSTELLPGIKLGYQIYDSCASVTVAVHVAFQLSNGLDPVFYTGDNCSQSGMVKAVVGETGSMPSISMSRIIGPFNIPQVSHFATCACLSNKQQYPNFFRTVPSDQFQADALAKLVKHFGWTWIGAVRSDSDYGNNGMASFLDAARKEGICVEYSESFHRTHPHSRIQRVADVIRRSTAMVVVAFVALGDIRILLDELSLEPSPPRQWIGSEAWVTDPELLKFIFCAGAIGFGIERSVIPGLRDFLLDLSPSKVSVSPVLTEFWEDAFNCRLGKSAAKDERLCDGTEDIKTLQSPYTDTSQLRITNMVYKAVYAIAHAIHKAVCQETNSTTQCDKFTRIESKEVLTQLKKVNFSRNGYDVSFDANGDPVARYELVNWQKSESGSIKLVTVGHYDASLPVGQKFKVNRNITWVDGGTQVPVSVCTDSCPPGTRKVLQKGKPICCYDCILCPEGEISNATDSPDCFPCPKEFWPNAERDTCLPKPVEFLSYNEVLGIILATFSVGGACLAIITAAVFYRHRKSPIVRANNSELSFLLLFSLTLCFLCSLTFIGAPSEWSCMLRHTAFGITFVLCMSCVLGKTIVVLMAFKATLPGSNVMKWFGPPQQRMTVVSFTFIQVLICTIWLVLSPPFPMKNLTIYKKRIILECALGSAIGFWAVLGYIGLLAVFCFVLAVLARKLPDNFNEAKLITFSMLIFCAVWITFIPAYLSSPGKFTVAVEIFAILASSFGLILCIFAPKCFIILFKPEKNTKKHLMNKNQP; this is translated from the exons ATGCCTGAGCCACTACGATGCACAGGGAG cATTAAAACCCGTGAACTGCGCTTCTCACGTGCAATGATCTTCGCCATCGAGGAGATAAACAACAGCACGGAGCTGCTGCCGGGAATCAAACTCGGTTATCAGATCTACGACTCGTGCGCCTCGGTGACCGTAGCGGTGCATGTGGCATTCCAGCTTTCAAATGGCCTGGACCCGGTGTTTTACACCGGTGACAATTGCTCACAAtctggtatggtgaaggctGTCGTTGGTGAGACTGGTTCCATGCCATCTATCAGCATGTCACGCATCATCGGGCCCTTTAACATTCCTCAA gtGAGCCACTTTGCCACTTGTGCATGTCTGTCCAATAAGCAGCAGTACCCAAATTTCTTCAGAACTGTCCCTAGTGATCAGTTCCAGGCGGACGCGCTGGCCAAGCTGGTAAAACACTTTGGCTGGACTTGGATAGGTGCTGTCCGGTCAGATTCGGATTATGGCAATAATGGTATGGCGTCTTTCCTGGACGCAGCACGCAAAGAGGGGATCTGTGTGGAATACTCTGAATCTTTCCATCGGACCCACCCACATAGCAGGATCCAGAGAGTAGCTGACGTTATCCGAAG GTCGACAGCTATGGTTGTTGTGGCGTTTGTCGCCTTGGGAGACATTAGGATTCTGCTGGATGAGCTGTCGCTCGAGCCATCTCCACCTCGCCAGTGGATAGGCAGTGAAGCCTGGGTAACAGACCCAGAATTGCTGAAGTTCATCTTCTGCGCTGGAGCCATCGGATTTGGCATTGAGCGATCTGTCATCCCAGGTCTGAGAGACTTCTTGCTggatctctctccctctaaaGTGTCTGTCTCTCCAGTGCTTACTGAGTTCTGGGAGGATGCATTCAACTGCAGGCTGGGAAAAA gTGCGGCAAAAGACGAGAGATTATGTGATGGAACTGAAGACATAAAGACGCTCCAGAGCCCGTACACTGACACATCTCAGCTCCGGATCACTAACATGGTATACAAGGCTGTTTATGCAATAGCTCATGCCATTCATAAAGCAGTGTGCCAGGAAACAAATTCTACAACTCAGTGTGACAAATTCACCAGGATAGAGTCCAAAGAG GTTCTTACTCAGCTGAAGAAAGTAAATTTTTCCCGAAATGGTTATGATGTGTCGTTTGATGCCAACGGTGATCCTGTGGCCAGATATGAACTGGTTAACTGGCAAAAAAGTGAGAGTGGCAGCATTAAGTTGGTGACAGTAGGGCACTACGATGCATCACTGCCGGTAGGCCAGAAGTTCAAAGTCAACAGGAACATCACCTGGGTGGACGGTGGCACACAA GTTCCTGTGTCAGTGTGCACTGACAGCTGTCCTCCAGGAACCCGTAAAGTGCTGCAGAAAGGAAAACCCATCTGCTGTTATGATTGTATACTGTGTCCTGAGGGAGAGATTAGCAATGCTACAG attcCCCTGATTGTTTTCCTTGCCCCAAGGAGTTCTGGCCtaatgcagagagagacacttgTCTCCCCAAGCCTGTAGAGTTTCTTTCCTACAACGAGGTCCTAGGAATCATCCTGGCTACATTCTCAGTTGGTGGTGCCTGTCTGGCCATTATAACAGCGGCTGTGTTCTATCGTCACAGGAAATCCCCGATTGTCAGGGCCAACAACTCTGAGCTGAGCTTcctgctgctcttctccctgaCTCTGTGTTTCTTATGTTCATTAACTTTCATTGGAGCACCCTCTGAGTGGTCCTGCATGCTGCGCCACACAGCCTTTGGGATCACCTTCGTTCTCTGTATGTCTTGTGTTCTTGGAAAAACAATAGTAGTGTTAATGGCCTTCAAAGCTACACTCCCAGGTAGTAATGTgatgaaatggtttggtcctCCACAGCAAAGAATGACTGTAGTGTCTTTCACGTTTATTCAAGTTTTAATATGTACTATTTGGTTGGTTCTTAGCCCCCCTTTTCCAATGAAAAACCTAACTATATACAAAAAGAGAATCATCCTGGAGTGTGCATTAGGCTCAGCTATTGGGTTCTGGGCTGTGCTCGGGTACATAGGCCTACTGGCTGTCTTTTGCTTTGTGTTAGCTGTCCTAGCTCGGAAATTACCTGATAATTTTAATGAGGCCAAGCTCATAACCTTCAGCATGCTGATATTCTGTGCAGTCTGGATCACCTTTATCCCAGCATATCTCAGCTCTCCTGGGAAATTTACTGTTGCTGTGGAGATATTTGCCATTCTGGCCTCCAGTTTTGGACTAATACTGTGTATATTTGCTCCAAAGTGTTTCATCATATTGTTTAAGCCAGAGAAGAACACCAAGAAACATTTAATGAACAAAAATCAACCCTAA